TCTTGGTGATTCTCCAAACCTGCCgacataaacatacatttctggGGTCAGTTCTTGAGACAAGGgcttttatttcacaatgtgcTGTTAAAGATTTGAAGCTTTGCTAACCCACACCAACCGTTCTAAAGATCACTTTGGTGAGCGGAACATGTTTAATGAGCCTAGAATTCACATGAATAGGCGAAGAGGTTTTTGGCATAAGGTTTGTGCGTCTAAAAACGTGTTGGCGGAAATCTGTCACATAGCAGATTAACATCACTTGATCATTTGTACTGAGCATTCAGATTCTTTTCCATGAATTGAGATGCATCTTTTTACAGTCACAACCTCACTTGACTGCTAAGTTAAGGCTATTAAGCATTTTGATACGCTTGCATTATTTTTGGACATGGGAATTTAACATCAAACAGAACATAAATTAGCAGAGCAGTTGTAGCACGCCACCAGTTACACAGCTGTATGGGTTTCAGCCCTCAGTTTTGCTGAGACATAAGGAAAAACACCTATTAAGCAGCTGTTTTCTTGGCTCTCTGAGGGATGCCCCAATTTGAATTTATCTCAGCCCCTTTGTTCCTCTGTTGTGTGAGTTACATGTATAAAGCTTTTAGAAGTAATAATGAATCAGGCCATTAGTGCAGAATCTTATTCAGCattgttgtttcattgtttaatgATATTTGGCCTGTTTACGGCATTGCATCACAGTGAGGATCTGTGTGAAAGCACATGACCAACCCAGAGTGGGCTGGTCCCTCTGCTAACTTAATATCTCTTGAGGCATGTTAGAGCTGAGGCCTCTGAGACACACTGGGAGCCACACCGTCCTCTGACAGCTGCAAGTATGGAATGAACTGAGAGGATTACATAAGCAAGACAACATCGAAGTAGGTGAGTCCAGTTTTTATctcaatttttatttatagagtCATTTTCAATAGCTGAAGGGTTACACCTGCAACTGTACCAGTGCGTTTGCTGAGAAGAGCCAGCTCTTAGGTTCTTACAGCCAGAGCTTTGTTGTttagagaaaacattttatgcACAATAGTCTCTTTGTTGTCACTGCACTGACTCTCTAACCGGGGCACAGTTTTGCAGccaatatgcaaaaaaaaaaaaaaaaaccctcaccacatttgaaatgagctactgcttttatttacaatattgtgtgttttaaatgtattatcttGTTACTTCATGATCTGATCAAAGCATGCTTTTATACAGTAGCTTTTAACCTGACAATATTTCATTATTCTATTGTATTGTACACCCATAGTCTTGCCTATTTCCTTTAGATTTATAATGGGCTGTGAACCCCCCAAAGAACATCTACGGTTTGGTTACGAAGCTTCTTCTGCAGTGTTGTAAGAAGTGTAACATAGCTGGAAATCTTCCTTCTCCATTTTCTGTCATGTGGACATAGTTTAGTTTACAACAGTTTGTTCCTACACAGTTGTGCAATTGCCTTTTGTGGTGTAAGGACTATTTCTAAAGTGACTCTACAAACCGCTTCaactgatcccccccccccccaaactagATTACTTACCTGTCTTACCTCAAAGGAAATGTGGTCAACCCCTCACCATTAGGTTGATGAACGGTACAGTTGGATAGAGATGTGATGTAATCAGACTTTATTTCCTAATTGAAATAAAGCCACTCTAAGTCTGTCCTGTCCCCGAGCTTTATTAAGTCGTccgtgcagcagcagcatcatcatcatcctcctccatgGTGGGAGCGCAGAGGGTAAATGATTCCTCTAACACTTCTCCAACATCGCCATCCTCCGTGTCCAGGTGAAGACAGAGCTGCTCACCATGGAGCCGAGGGCATCAGTGACATCCCCCCAGGACAGGCCCATACCTCGATGGAGCCGGAGCTCCAGCTCCGGTCTCCGTTATGGATCGTTCGTTAACAGCCTTTCATCACTTACACCGAACGAGGTGGCGGACAGCAAACCAGCCGTATCGCCCCGGCGTGCCTATGTGGCCGTGGCGGTGCTGTGCTACGTCAACTTGCTCAACTACATGGAGAGGTACACAATAGCAGGTGAGAGCACCTCTTGACGCTGACCCTCCCCTCCAACAACACGCCGTGCTCCTCTCTGGTGGGCTTACACCTGGGTTGCTTTTGTTGTCACGCAGGCGTCCTGGCCGACATTCAGACATTCTTTGGGATACGTGACAGTACAGCTGCGCTTCTACAAACAGGTATGAtgatgcatcacacacacacacacacacacacacacacgccatctCTTTGAAGGTCCCCGTTTACACCCTCCTGCATTGCTTAAGATGAACATGTGCAACATGTGCTGCAAGTGAATTGCAGCACACTGTTTGGTTGAGACACAAGTACAAAGTTAGACCCTCACACATGACGTATGGCCCCTGTGTGGCTCTAAATTAGTCACAGATCTGTGCTTTGATAGTCCACGTTCTTGCAggggtttttattttgaaaagtttcCTCAAGTCAAGTCCACCTGTCGCATTATAGAAGAAGAGACGCATTCTTATTAATGTACTTCCAGTCTTCATCTGCAGTTTCCTGCTTTTGGCCCCTCTCTTTGGTTACCTCGGGGACCGCTACAACCGGAAATACATCATGATCGCTGGTCTGAGTGTGTGGCTTGTGACGGCGGCCGGCAGCTCGTTCGTCACTCCGTCGGTAAGCGACACATGCGTTCACGTATACGCTTTACAGTTaacggggggaggggggcaagaAGCTCACAAGgtgtcacttcctgctgcttGTCGTTAGTTCCTCTATCATTTGATTGACACGACATCAAATAACATGTCAAAGCTCATGCAGCGCTGCAGAGAACTCCCACTGAACTCTGCCCTGTCTTGTGGAAATAAACGTGTCCAGTTGATGAATTGTACTGGATCCTTGTGGCATGTGGGTCTGAATCCCGCTGGAAATGCCTCCGTGCCGTTGTCTTGGTGTCCCTGCAGCTCTTCtggctgctgatgctgttgCGAGCCACCGTCGGGATAGGAGAGGCCAGCTACTCCACCATTGCCCCCACCATCATCGCCGACCTCTTCACTGGGTCTCAACGCAGCGTCATGATCTGCGTCTTCTACATCTTAATCCCCGTCGGAAGGTTAGAGGCCAACTCAGTCCAGgtccacagctgtgtgtgtgtgtgtgtgtgtgtgtgtgtgtgtgtgtgatttgttcttgtgttttcacatgttaACTAATTGAAAGCATGGATTGTTCTGACGAAATCAAATGAGAAAGatgaacaacaaacaactgTTTACGTTATGAAAAGGGATGATGTGAGTTTTGGCAGATTTTGAGCTTCCAGGTTCAGTGCAGCACTCAGACTTGGGAGACAATGTGGGCTTTCTGTTGCTTTACCACGCAGAGTCTCACTCTGAAAgttcattttcacagtgtgctgAAATAAACTTTCACTTGAGAAGTTATGAAATGGGTTGAAAATGGCAGACAGTGGAAAGTGATTTCTTTTAGCAAATGGACTTCTCCTTTAAACTGCTCAAAGTAAAAtcaacaggtttgttttttttcccttttaaattcCACAGGACAGTTCTTACGTCATTATGATCTCTAATGGTTTTTACCaccctgtgtgttttcagtggtcTTGGATACATAACGGGGGCAGGGGTTGCTACCCTCACAGGGGACTGGCGCTGGGCCCTCAGGGTGAGAAGATTTTCATTCTCAGTGAACGTAGATGTCAGCTGAGCCGTGACAGACAAAGAGTGACAGATAGCTTAACATTGTTCTGTTGTTATCAGATCACTCCCATCTTGGGTGTAGTGGGACTTGTCTTGCTGGGCCTCTTATGCCCTAACCCACCCAGGGGTGCTGCTGAAACCCACGGAGCGGGAGTCACAGAGCAGAGCTCTTACCTGGAGGACGTCAAGTATCTTCTGAAAAAGTAGGACACGGAGACTAATACTGGATTAATACTACAGCCTGGTAGATACTGGGTTTTTGTCAAATTACGATACTCAtttttttacatgaacacataacaaaaacaaacattttgataagTATCccttttttggcatttctgtatcAGTCGATAAATTGGCCCAGAAGATTTATTGGTCAGGCTCTGATTAATACTGTCATCATTTGCATTAGTCCCTAAAGTTTACAGAGAtatgattttttgatttttgttttgtcactctGACTCTAGTAAAAGTTATGTGTGGTCATCATTGGGAGTGACAGCGACAGCCTTCCTCACCGGGGCCCTGGCTTTCTGGACGCCTTCTTTTCTGTCCAGAGCCCAGGTCTCTCAGGGTCTCCAACCGGAGTGCATCGAAGAGCCCTGCGATCCCACAGACAGGTGCAGCACGACCTTTGACCCTCATCACCCTTCAAATACGTGATTTCCTTCAAAAATCGCAGCATAGTTTTAACACCGCTGTCTTCCTCTGCCTGTACAGCTATATCTTCGGAGCTGTGACGGTGGTGTCGGGCATTCTGGGAGGGTGTCTTGGCACCCTTTTATCTAGATGGTTTAGGGACAAGGTGCCAAATGCGGACCCGCTCATCTGTGCAGTCGGCCTGCTGGGATCGGCCCCCTGCCTCTTTATCGCCCTCTTTGTGGCATCAGCAAGCATTCCCGCCACTTATGTAAGAGACAAACATCTGTCTTTGCTGGTGTCCTCTAACTGAATTATAATTTTTATGTATGGCTCTGCAATGATGGAAGTAGGACAAAACTTGCAGATGGAAACGTCAGAACTGCCTGTACCTGTGGTgaagaaacaacacagatgTAGAGGTTTTGAATTTCTTCCAGAATGAAGCACTAGACCTAAACAGCCACTTCAAAGTGAATTTTTTCCTTCCGTTTTTCAGAGGGACTTTTCTTTAAGCCGCTGGACTTGATTTTAAATTCTAGTCAAGATGTCAAAGTTACACCTAATATGTGCAAATGAGTCAGAGGTAATGTGGATAACATGCACGAGAAATCTGAAAAGAAAGTGCAGCCATTAGTAAGTGTCCATTAGTAAACTCATTACAGCTCCAACAAAATGTTGTAACAAGCTCATGAAGAATATGTGATAAGATCAAGAAGTGAAGAACAAGCGACATAATTCAAGCTGTGATTGTTGAACAATTCATTACTGGGTGTCATAAATGTTTATACCTCATTGCAGGTATTCATTTTCTTAGGTGAAGTCTTGATATCACTGAACTGGGCCGTCCTGGCTGATATACTGCTGGTGAGtttggtgggtgtgtgttggaatgaaaatatgaaacaggCTGCTGAAACTTGAAGCCAACGGGTTGTTTTGTGTGACCTTTTGCTTCAGTATGTTGTTATACCAACCAGAAGGTCCACAGCTGAGGCTCTCCAGATTACCGTCGGCCATCTCCTGGGTGACGCTGGGAGTCCGTACCTAGTAGGAGCGGTGAGAAGTCAGCCTCCTTTCTAACTGTACTGATTCACCAGTGGTACCTCTGCAAACTCTCTCTGTGTATCATGGAGGATTAATGCTGTCTTCGCACCTGTCCCAGTAGGTCTCTGATGCCATACGCAATTCTAAAGCTAAAACCCACGATTGGAACTTCCGCAGTCTGAAGTACAGCCTCCTGGTCTGCCCATTTGTTGGGATCGTGGGTGGACTGTTTTTCCTCATGACTGCGCTGTACATCACTGAAGACAGGAAGGCAGCTATGCGATTTGTTGAAGGTACTATAAATGAATAGTTACTGtccttttattctcttttgaacaacaaaacaccaaaactgaAACAGAGCCACTGCAAATTCTACTGTTTCTTTTCAGCTTTGGTTACATGCAAAAATCAATGttaaattctgtatttctgtgcagGAGTTTTGTGTGGATGACACACTGGTACATTATGAAGTCCTCCCCACTGCGTTTGTTAATGTCAGTGTCACAGACGTGCTGGAGAGTCCTGAACAACAGCCCTCTATTCAAATCATTTACTACAAGATAGCATCCCTCCTTATGCAGTTAAGAACGAATTCTCCTCATCTGCACACATGCCCCAATAACACACTGACAGTCTCGTGTTTCTGGGCTCAAACTTGATAAAGACTACATTGTCTTTCTAGTTCGGACCTCATTCTCTCCATTCTGTAGGACTGGTAATTGATGTGTGAGGCAGCTGCACCAGCAGGGCGACTGAGTTGGTATCACCTTAGCAGATAAGAGCTGGTTCCCGCCCATCATGGTCTGACATGCACTTCTCTGATCCTGCACcaactaatgtgtgtgtgtgtgtgtgtgtgtgtgttaccaggaGTGCCCCCACCACAGCAGGCTCCTGCATCTGAGCCCTCCATGGAGATGAGCAACGGGAGAAAAGAGTAAAGcttgaacaaaaacaaccaagCAATTAATTtatctgtaaatatttgaaGTTAAGTTAAAAACTACTGGTGTGAACAGCAGGGTGTTGGAGCTGCCTTGAAAAAgatgccttttcttttttttggtcactttaCAGCCACACTGTCAGACCATCAAATGCCTTTCGAAAAAATGCTTCTCTGTTCACTCAGacttaaattgtattttctaCAGTTGAAGACaattcaagtcatttttatttctattgtccaatcacaaatcacaaatttgcctcaaatggctttacaatctgtacagcatagagaattacaacaaaaaataaatgggTTTTCCGaatggaaatgttgtttttaactttgctatctatctatctatctatctatctatctatctatctatctatctatctatctatctatctatctatctatctatctatctctctgtTTTAAACTTTGATGTCAGTGGCTAATGTAATCAATCCATCACTGATCAAAATGCACTGGTAATTAATAAAGAttagttttcattttgcttGATATATTACAGAACACCCAACATAAATTTACAGTAACAAGCTCTTCCAAAAGAAACACTCTGACCATAATCAGCTGTTCCATCAATACAAAAGTCAGGGAATTataggtgtgtttgtttaatatttattatattctaaAATGTACAGGGGAAGAAACCTTAAGCTTTCTGCAGGTGATAGCCCGGCCCCAAGAGAGTTGCTTTGCTGACACCAGAATTTCAAAATGGCCGGGTTCAGTTGTGTATAACTATCATCCACTTTTCTTAATGATTCTCCTGAATTTCGCTGACAACCATCTCCGCTCATGTGGCCAGTTTGggctgcagcccccccccccccccccttctccagCTCACTCTAGTTCACAAACCCTTGGCAGAATAAGCAGAATTTGCCAAACGTATCCATACTGAGGATCATCACATTAACCTCTCCATCCATGAATGTCCCACCCAGCATGCCGCTGCTGCCTCCTAATGAGGACTAGAGGGGCCTCAGGCTGGACCACAACATATGCACATCATGGAGTTAAAGATGGAGGATCTCCATTCTCTACTCTCTGTGTTTAGAGGAGTACTTGCTGGTATTTCAGTGGATATACCCTGGAAGGGGCTCAAAACTCTGACTGTGTGTCCATACACTGTAAGAAAATGTACGGAGTGTTTCAAtttaacacaaataaatgtatagATAAATAATAAGCATTTTTTGTGTCCACAAGATGGCGCAATTGCATTACTGTAAGAAATGCTATCATTATGATCCCAGTTGTCTCCCATTAGTGAGGTACAATGGATTTGCCAGATGTTCACTGGGACCTCCAGTGGAACTGCcctaaaataataatgttttcaaCATAACCTGCAGGTTTACTGGAATGGTCTTTAACATCCCTCTGTGTCCTGGGAAGCACTATGACATGTAATGATCTTACTGTAATGATATGACTAATTAGCATCCATTAGCAACGTTATGCCCAGCCCCCTaaacagttattattattttttatgctcacatttttttattaattttgcCTTTTATAATGGACAATaggaagaaagggggggggaaataatatatatagcactcacacatatacatacacccacacataaTAAATATCATGGGTGggaaaaattaattaattaagctTATATGTTTCATTCCGTAGATAATTATTGACTTATTTGTTTCTTCCATACataatatttccattatttttgtCGTTGATGTGTGGCCATCCCAGGCCCCCACATACCAACTACACAAACACCCGGCACTGCGATATAaacccacatacagtatatacagtctacagtctatatatatatatatatacagctaTAAGTAGGGTGGCTTAAACCAAGCCTATGAGAGTGTAAGGGCATGGTCACAATATATACTCTGGCATGATAAAATTAATTCAAAAGTAttcaaaaacagaagagaaagaacaaataTGTAAATTCACCAGTTTCTAACCACAATCTGTATCATTATCGTTACACCTTCAAAGGAAAATACAGCATATTTATTCAGTAAGGAAGTCAATTTCACAGGTGTCGGTccttacatttttctttccttttttttttcctttcaagtATTATCAGTTTTCATATTGTATGGTAAAGGCAGGTGTGATGTTAAAGGCTGAAGGTGACAGGAATGTAACATGAGCACAGCACAGACTGAAATCCAGCAGTTTTGGACTTTAGCATAAGCATGAACCCTCCATCACTCATCCTCTCGTGCGTTAGAGGATCTCCTCATAAAACTGACACAGAATGCCTCCTGCAGttgtctgtgtgatgtgttaCCATGTTAAACCAACCACATGAGTGTCTACCTCTGACACTTTTGATACTCGCTGAGCCCTAAACtgtgagtgtaagtgtgtgacCTCTGCCGAGTTCATGGAACATGATAGGTGTTAGCATTCATCATCTCAAGCTTGGCTGCTCTTGTCAGAGACTAGCACAGACCAGACAAACGGGACATATTTACATACCCTAGCTGCTTGTCAATCAATTTCTAAACTGttcagactgctgctgcagaggtgTCTGACGTCTCCCCTGGTAAATCCTAGCAGCTGCATATGTCCCCATTGTTTGGTACTGGAGTAAACCACGCAGAGAGGTCAGGGGTCATTGCCCTTGTCACTCTCAGGTACAAGGTCATGCAATAATTGGGCTGCATTGTCATCATGTTATTGGTTATTCTGCTGCATAGAAGGACAACTTGGCTTCAGTGGAATTGTGTACCAGAATGTCTTTGCTGACTTGCgacactgtccaaatatttcctATTAAAGTGTCGAAACTGTTGACTGAACTTGGCATTTACAGATGGATGAAAGCTGTAGTTCAAGGACGCTGAGCCATTGTTAAAGGTTTCATTGCTTTATTGTGGAATTTGCTGgtatttcctcttgtttttgaacatttcagCCTTAAGCTTGTAATTTTCCAGTTATGTGATTACTCAGTATGCTGAGGGAATAGATTGGGCAGCAGGACATGTATGTGGAATAATAACAAGCAAGCTGACACGCACACTGAAAGGTATGTGGAAAACATTCAGCAGTTCGACAtgcaattaaaacacaatagGTATTGTGCACCGTGTTTCGGAGGACTTTATCTGCATACCTCTCCGTTTCCCCTGTCGACCCTGGCTGTACAGGAAGCTGTCACAATGGCTAATAAATTGTCCAGGCCAATCAATGAGGGAGCCAGGAGCCAGGGGGAGAGCGGATACAGTCAGTGTTTACGCAGGGAAAACAGCAGCCGTGCTTCTGACGCAGGTGCACCGAACAACGTGCTGATACACTCAACATGGGAGCAGTCCTCAATCAGAATGCTGTCATGAtatcaataataacaacaacaaaaaaccgGCTGGTGCGCATCACACATGTTTACTGTAACAGAAGAGACAGCGTATCTGTGTGTTATTCTCACCCTTCCACAGATCAGTTGCTGGACAACGATAAGAGAAGTCAAACCACATTTGTGGATGTGAAGTTGCACTCTTTTCCTTATCACCAGCAAACTGCTGCAGGGACATGACATCATGTAGAGGAAGAGCCCTCTCCACCCTCTGTACGGCCCCTTATTTGGAAACAATTACATCATATGGGCCTTCCTTCCAGCTCGTAGGGAGAAATATACATTTCCTATTTTACACCTAGTGTcgggagaaaaagaagagcagTGCTGGttgcacaaaaaagaaaagaagaaaatgaccATTTGAATGCTGCTGGGGTGTTACTTCTCAAAACTGCAcagttgtgcgtgtgtgtgtgtttgatgtgtgatAGAAGAGCAACATAAACGTGTTGATTCTACTGTGATTATTCACGCgggcatacacacatgcaagatGTTTAAAATTGCTGCCGTTAATTAACACAGGGGTTTGGTGATTGTAAATGCAATTAAGGCAGCTGCAGTCAAAGAATGAAACATTACTGGAAGAAAGACAACAATGTGGAAAgaagtgttgttttcagcttgatttgaaaaaatgtgaGTGATTATTCCTGTCTGTGTATGATTAAGGTTTTTGACACAAGGCTCCACAGCCGATCAGTCAAGCCGTTTCTCACTGTCATGCAAATGACTTTGTCTGGAGCAGGGGAGCACAAATGCGGACTACAACGGAAATGCAGCCAGATCTGAGGTTTGCTCCATAATGGCATATGCACATTCTGGTCCTATGTGTTTAGCATTCCTGTTTCAGAGGCTTGCTGGCCACTGGGCTGGAGAGAGCTGATTCACAGACACAGCCATGGCAATGGGGTAATTACAAAGACCCATGCAGTCTATAAATATGAGCTACAGCACCACACAGATCTAGTCTCACTGCAAGTCAACCTCAGCCACCTAGCAGCTCATATTTCTCCAATTAGGCAGAGCGTGGTGTAAGTTTTTCGGTTGCATAAAGAATGCAGCTGGAggaaaatgactcaaacaaaGGGGATCAACATGACAATATGGAGGCAGACAGTGGAGTCGGGGCTGTTTTTACCTCCCAGACAGATCAACGGAGACTGATGACCCACGACCAAGGAGTCCAGCTTGGATGGAGCTGTcgaataaataattaaatgagcAGATAAAAGACGCTGTCGCTGCCCCTGAACACTATATTTAGTcgctgctgcctctctgcctcctgctgctgcgCTGTACAGTATAGCCCCCAGACCAGACTTCCAAGGAGTGGGGACCTCAGCCCCCAGATCTATTCAAAtcctcagctgctctctgctcaGACACTCTGTTGCTTGAGTTTGGGAGTGCATGGtaggaagggggtgggggggcgggaGGTAGCGGCTACAGCAAGCTACTGTCAGGCACAGACACTGCAGAGGTCAGGAGGTCACAGGAATGGCAGAGCCCACACCTCAAGACTGACCAAAGACTAGACATCTCCGGctccaaaaacaaatgcatgtgaGGAGAGCGGAAGAGGGGTGGTCCAGTGCCGCCAGACATCAGTGAGGGTGGCGTGGTCCCTCACTGTGGAAAGCCACAGTTTCTAACATGTGTTGATGATAACAATGTAGTCAAAAGACGAACCATCTTCCTCAGTGTTGCTGAATAGCTTGCCGTTACAGAGAATTGtaaatttgtttcattttttcaagaAGAAGTTGGCCTATGTTGATGCTATCAGCTAGACCTCCTATGAATGAGTGGAGTAAGATCTTCCCCAGTCCCTTCTGCTCACTGGCCTGTGTGAAATGAGTCCAGTTGGATGCTTCATTGCCTGACCATTGAGTCAATCATTGTACCAATTGCATAAATTGACAACATGGGGCAAGTAAAAATGGAACAAGTTCAATTCCAGAGCATTTAGAAATATTGAATTAGTTGAACTGAAATGGGGGGCAGAAAACTAACATGATAGATTACAAACTACGCCAAAGTATGTGAAAAATAAGAGTTGTACATTTTCTGGTAGGTAGGGCTCTGCGGAAGAGGCAGGCAAGACATCTCATGGCAATAGAGACGGGTGGGTATTCTCTTTGGCCTTGTTCAAAACGTCACACAGCTCATCAGAAGTGACAATTTCAGTCACTGCCTGATGAACGTGACCGTAGCTGTGACTAGGGCACCACCGCAACCTGTTTATTGAGGAATCAACCTGCACCATGCACAGTGCCACCATGTGCTGAAATGCAAAGGAGGCCGATGTTTAAATGCACTCCATTGAAACATCTCGTCTCCATTGAAAAGAAtgtttggaaaataaaaatgtgcgccgagttgtttttttcctctccttccggATCTTGAACATACAGTACGTAGTCTACTCAGGGAAACAGGGACACTTGTTCCTTGGTACAGGAAAGGGGAAATGTGCATATTTAACTGGACATAAATGTGGCTGATTGAGACAACGATGTAGAACAAAATAGATATTTACAtgcattcaaaacaacaacaatcagatGGAATCATCATCACTATTCATTTACAAGAACAGAGTTAATATCCCACGTTGTCTAACCCCATTACTGAGCTGAAAAGAGTCAGACACAGCACTACTCCATCAAACCTGCATATTTATTACTGCAACCTACTTGATTACTCGGGTATTCTTGATTACTTGATTACTGCGAAGACATGAGGGACAACATTGCTGGATACACTGTACGCTCTTGTGAACGTCATGAGGTGGAGACTTCCACAGAAGGAACACACAGCTGATAGACACGTGTCAGTGGGACATTTAAACTTTACTGGCAGCCGCATGTTAGAATGCAGTAAGCATCGGCCTTATCGTCCTACTGGCGCTGGTCCCCAGCGATTAGCAGGTTATCTCCCATCCTGCACTCGAGGCCCGGCCATGAGCTGAGACAGGAAGGAAGGCCGGGGCAGTGACTCAGTGGCTTCGGGCCACACAGCAGAATAATGCAAGAGATAGGTCCAGGTCCACCGAGCCATTCTGCGcgatggaaaaacacacaggatCCCACAGACACGACCAGCATATCAAGCACATCccaaagaaagaggaggggaggtgggggctccggagagggagacaggaacaACTGTTCACTGGGGCTCCCTCCTAAGCCCTCCGCGTGAGACCACTGGCTGGTTTTGgccctcttctcttttcctgcATCCTCTTATCCTGGATGTCAGTCTGCAGCATTACAAAAGCAATTCTTGTCAGTATCACTTGATCATTTTCTGCAGAGCCTGCCAGGCTGCACTGTTTGCATCATACTTTCCAGATTCAGACAGAGGGGATTTTCAGACATCAAAGTTACTGGGAAGTAAGTGGATGATTGCTTTGAAGCTAgctctgcaaaaacaaatgccatGAGGGGCTTTAGGTTTCGCTGGCAGAGCTTTCCCATTGCAGTcgaaataaaacaatacaggTCAACTCGGTGCATGCAAGTACATTCGTACCTCAACTCTGATATCCTTGCAATGCCAAATGCCTGCAGAGCAGAGCCAGGCAAGCGCCCAGCCTTCTCCCACACTGATGCCAGGATTCAGCCTCTCTCATCTTCCACGTATCTACCTCCCTCTCAGATTTTGTTCAGCCTTTCTCTAGTTTAAATACTGACAAAAAGCTTGGTCTTATTTCACTTTCCGATTATTAGCATATAGCTGCATGCTTTTGTTTCCACCTTGAAATATATGATGGAATAAAATTGTCCCAGGACGTCTGTTACACATGTCATTTGTAGTTTACCCAGTTCATCTGGAATAAGAGCCTATTGGCCAATGTCCCCTCTGGCTTTCAGCAGAATCAAACGGCACTTGTCAGGAATGCCCCCGCAGCACGCCCACCTTTCACTCATACACTCAACTCAAAATCAACAACATCTCAGCTTtccctgc
The Enoplosus armatus isolate fEnoArm2 chromosome 13, fEnoArm2.hap1, whole genome shotgun sequence genome window above contains:
- the spns3 gene encoding protein spinster homolog 3, with product MEPRASVTSPQDRPIPRWSRSSSSGLRYGSFVNSLSSLTPNEVADSKPAVSPRRAYVAVAVLCYVNLLNYMERYTIAGVLADIQTFFGIRDSTAALLQTVFICSFLLLAPLFGYLGDRYNRKYIMIAGLSVWLVTAAGSSFVTPSLFWLLMLLRATVGIGEASYSTIAPTIIADLFTGSQRSVMICVFYILIPVGSGLGYITGAGVATLTGDWRWALRITPILGVVGLVLLGLLCPNPPRGAAETHGAGVTEQSSYLEDVKYLLKNKSYVWSSLGVTATAFLTGALAFWTPSFLSRAQVSQGLQPECIEEPCDPTDSYIFGAVTVVSGILGGCLGTLLSRWFRDKVPNADPLICAVGLLGSAPCLFIALFVASASIPATYVFIFLGEVLISLNWAVLADILLYVVIPTRRSTAEALQITVGHLLGDAGSPYLVGAVSDAIRNSKAKTHDWNFRSLKYSLLVCPFVGIVGGLFFLMTALYITEDRKAAMRFVEGVPPPQQAPASEPSMEMSNGRKE